NNNNNNNNNNNNNNNNNNNNNNNNNNNNNNNNNNNNNNNNNNNNNNNNNNNNNNNNNNNNNNNNNNNNNNNNNNNNNNNNNNNNNNNNNNNNNNNNNNNNNNNNNNNNNNNNNNNNNNNNNNNNNNNNNNNNNNNNNNNNNNNNNNNNNNNNNNNNNNNNNNNNNNNNNNNNNNNNNNNNNNNNNNNNNNNNNNNNNNNNNNNNNNNNNNNNNNNNNNNNNNNNNNNNNNNNNNNNNNNNNNNNNNNNNNNNNNNNNNNNNNNNNNNNNNNNNNNNNNNNNNNNNNNNNNNNNNNNNNNNNNNNNNNNNNNNNNNNNNNNNNNNNNNNNNNNNNNNNNNNNNNNNNNNNNNNNNNNNNNNNNNNNNNNNNNNNNNNNNNNNNNNNNNNNNNNNNNNNNNNNNNNNNNNNNNNNNNNNNNNNNNNNNNNNNNNNNNNNNNNNNNNNNNNNNNNNNNNNNNNNNNNNNNNNNNNNNNNNNNNNNNNNNNNNNNNNNNNNNNNNNNNNNNNNNNNNNNNNNNNNNNNNNNNNNNNNNNNNNNNNNNNNNNNNNNNNNNNNNNNNNNNNNNNNNNNNNNNNNNNNNNNNNNNNNNNNNNNNNNNNNNNNNNNNNNNNNNNNNNNNNNNNNNNNNNNNNNNNNNNNNNNNNNNNNNNNNNNNNNNNNNNNNNNNNNNNNNNNNNNNNNNNNNNNNNNNNNNNNNNNNNNNNNNNNNNNNNNNNNNNNNNNNNNNNNNNNNNNNNNNNNNNNNNNNNNNNNNNNNNNNNNNNNNNNNNNNNNNNNNNNNNNNNNNNNNNNNNNNNNNNNNNNNNNNNNNNNNNNNNNNNNNNNNNNNNNNNNNNNNNNNNNNNNNNNNNNNNNNNNNNNNNNNNNNNNNNNNNNNNNNNNNNNNNNNNNNNNNNNNNNNNNNNNNNNNNNNNNNNNNNNNNNNNNNNNNNNNNNNNNNNNNNNNNNNNNNNNNNNNNNNNNNNNNNNNNNNNNNNNNNNNNNNNNNNNNNNNNNNNNNNNNNNNNNNNNNNNNNNNNNNNNNNNNNNNNNNNNNNNNNNNNNNNNNNNNNNNNNNNNNNNNNNNNNNNNNNNNNNNNNNNNNNNNNNNNNNNNNNNNNNNNNNNNNNNNNNNNNNNNNNNNNNNNNNNNNNNNNNNNNNNNNNNNNNNNNNNNNNNNNNNNNNNNNNNNNNNNNNNNNNNNNNNNNNNNNNNNNNNNNNNNNNNNNNNNNNNNNNNNNNNNNNNNNNNNNNNNNNNNNNNNNNNNNNNNNNNNNNNNNNNNNNNNNNNNNNNNNNNNNNNNNNNNNNNNNNNNNNNNNNNNNNNNNNNNNNNNNNNNNNNNNNNNNNNNNNNNNNNNNNNNNNNNNNNNNNNNNNNNNNNNNNNNNNNNNNNNNNNNNNNNNNNNNNNNNNNNNNNNNNNNNNNNNNNNNNNNNNNNNNNNNNNNNNNNNNNNNNNNNNNNNNNNNNNNNNNNNNNNNNNNNNNNNNNNNNNNNNNNNNNNNNNNNNNNNNNNNNNNNNNNNNNNNNNNNNNNNNNNNNNNNNNNNNNNNNNNNNNNNNNNNNNNNNNNNNNNNNNNNNNNNNNNNNNNNNNNNNNNNNNNNNNNNNNNNNNNNNNNNNNNNNNNNNNNNNNNNNNNNNNNNNNNNNNNNNNNNNNNNNNNNNNNNNNNNNNNNNNNNNNNNNNNNNNNNNNNNNNNNNNNNNNNNNNNNNNNNNNNNNNNNNNNNNNNNNNNNNNNNNNNNNNNNNNNNNNNNNNNNNNNNNNNNNNNNNNNNNNNNNNNNNNNNNNNNNNNNNNNNNNNNNNNNNNNNNNNNNNNNNNNNNNNNNNNNNNNNNNNNNNNNNNNNNNNNNNNNNNNNNNNNNNNNNNNNNNNNNNNNNNNNNNNNNNNNNNNNNNNNNNNNNNNNNNNNNNNNNNNNNNNNNNNNNNNNNNNNNNNNNNNNNNNNNNNNNNNNNNNNNNNNNNNNNNNNNNNNNNNNNNNNNNNNNNNNNNNNNNNNNNNNNNNNNNNNNNNNNNNNNNNNNNNNNNNNNNNNNNNNNNNNNNNNNNNNNNNNNNNNNNNNNNNNNNNNNNNNNNNNNNNNNNNNNNNNNNNNNNNNNNNNNNNNNNNNNNNNNNNNNNNNNNNNNNNNNNNNNNNNNNNNNNNNNNNNNNNNNNNNNNNNNNNNNNNNNNNNNNNNNNNNNNNNNNNNNNNNNNNNNNNNNNNNNNNNNNNNNNNNNNNNNNNNNNNNNNNNNNNNNNNNNNNNNNNNNNNNNNNNNNNNNNNNNNNNNNNNNNNNNNNNNNNNNNNNNNNNNNNNNNNNNNNNNNNNNNNNNNNNNNNNNNNNNNNNNNNNNNNNNNNNNNNNNNNNNNNNNNNNNNNNNNNNNNNNNNNNNNNNNNNNNNNNNNNNNNNNNNNNNNNNNNNNNNNNNNNNNNNNNNNNNNNNNNNNNNNNNNNNNNNNNNNNNNNNNNNNNNNNNNNNNNNNNNNNNNNNNNNNNNNNNNNNNNNNNNNNNNNNNNNNNNNNNNNNNNNNNNNNNNNNNNNNNNNNNNNNNNNNNNNNNNNNNNNNNNNNNNNNNNNNNNNNNNNNNNNNNNNNNNNNNNNNNTGACTACGCGTCTccctcgctgttgctgtctgtctcctctctcacgctcctcctcttcccttcgtTTCTCgcgcagggggggggcagagggcagagggctctctcccccccccccctcgcccacGCCGTTTTCTCGCTTCCCCCagcgtgcacgtgcgcgcgaCTGAGTAAAGTGTTTGTGGGTTGAGGTGTCtgtgcttgctgctgctgtgtcggCTGTTTTGGTTGTGAAGTGCGTATgatgaggcggtggcgctgcgcgcagCTTTTTCGCTGTTTCCCTTGCTTAGCTATGTGTGTCACCGTCTGCCCGAGTGGCATGCATGGCGGATGGCAGAGCGGCGCAGAGTGGGCGCAAGTGTGgacgtgtgggtgtgggtgccgAGCTGTAGTGGTGCGCATGCGCCTGcccgtctctttcttccttcaGTTTCTTCCAGAGTTTCGCTTTTCGGCTGTTGAGGGGGGTGGGCTTCGTCTTTAGTTCTGTGCGGCGTTCACGCTCTCGAGTACTTTACCACGTACGCAAgtctcgtgtgcgtgtagcgCACCCATCGCGCCTGAGTTGTTGGCGCGCTGTCTTGCCGCTGGCGGTGATGAATTCTGCAGTCCGTAGAGGGTGAGGTGGGTGACTGGGGTGTCTCCGACTGCCTCTGTgcccgtctctctttccctcactGCGAGAGTGTCGGGTGTGCACGGGGCCGCGTTCCCTGTGGCCCCGCAGACGTTGGAACTTTTCATTCTTGCGGTACGTTTTccccgtcgtcgctgctgacgctgtgGTTGTATGTGCACATCTCTgcagggaggagaggacgaGGGGCCTCGCCTGTCTGCTCGGCCTCTTTTCGCGGCCCTTTTTGGTCTCCAGACGGCGACGTCTTGTTTGTTCTCATCGCCCAGGCTTGgggccctcccccctcctttcgcctctctcctttgccagCGTCGTTTCCGTGCATGTGACTTCATTCAGGCCGGGGCTCTGTACAACCACCATAAGTGTAACGCCGGCCGCAtcggcgctgtggtgggtgcgcgctggtgccgcaTTCACTACGGGACTGACTCTCAACGAGGGTCACGAGCTGCTCAACGAGTGCGCTTCTGTGGATGTGTCCAGTCATGCGCTGCCGACTTCCGCTTCCCCGCTCgtgaggcggcagcgccgcgaaTGCCTGAGAGTGCAAACACTCGTGTGAATGAGGAACGGGCCGAGAGGgcaggaggggagagggaggggggggaggcgcgaGGCGGAGTATCCGAGAGGCGCTCgttttttcccccctccctctctttcgcttcgtCCCTTTTCCGTTTTGTGGTTGTgcgccccctcccgccctcccccctcctcccaacACATCGTGCAGCTCGCGATTcttctcgtcgtcgtcggtcACGTGTTCCACTCCTCCACCCGTGTGTGCCCGCTCACTTCCATGCGCGCGTCCCTCTTATGGTGTcacgtccccccctccccctcccccttccccctccccccacaacATTACGTAGGTAAATACAGGCACGGTGAATCACCCAGCCCCTCTTCcgtgcaggcgcgcgcaTTCAGCCCTCTCCCACACCCTGCGGTGATATGCCCAATCCACTTGTGCGGCTGGGGAAGGAACTCAAGGAGGCGACGGAGCACCCCGACCCGGATATCCACCTGGAACTGTATGACCCCTCCAAGGGCAACGACGCTGGGCGCAGTAGCCAAGGGGTCGCATTGCAGTCCTCGCAGCAGCCCGGACTTTACTCGTGGCTGGCCATTCTCAAAGGCCCACCCGACACGCCGTTTGAGGGTGGCCGGTATCGCCTGGTGCTGAGCATCCCGCACGAGTACCCCCTCGTCCCCCCGAAGGCCGCCTTCATTACGAAAGTGTTCCACCCCAACGTCGAGTTCAACACGGGCAATGTCTGCCTCGATATTCTCAAGAAGCGGTGGTCCCCGGTGTGGACGCTGAGCTCCGTGTGCCGTGCGATTCTCAACCTGCTGGCAGAGCCAGAGTCGGATAGCCCGTTCAACTGCGATGCCGGAAACCTCCTGCGTGCTGGTGACATGGAGGGCTACGCGAGTCTGGTGCGGTACTACGCCATCACCGAcgcaggtgcgccgccgtTTGCTGAAGACGAGTAGTGCCCACTGGAGGAGCACCAACACCCCGGAAGGAAGTAACTGCGGCTCAGTAGCCGAACATGTTTGCAAAAAAGGGGTTGGACAGAGATACTGAGTgaccggtgtgtgtgtgtgtgtgtgtgcgtgctcgcttgttactgctgctgctgctgttgctgattTAGTTCCCGCTGCCTTCCACTCCTCCCCTGTCGTAGGGCGGGCTTTCACGCATTTGTTTGGGGGATGCAGCGAATTTGTGCTTCTACGATGGAATGCTCTCTCTTGTGTCTTTACGGTGGTGCCTCTGTGGATAGGATTGTAGCGTAGcggtgtggtgtggtgtgggggGTGCCAGAGACTGTCAAGGCGGGCCTTGTCCTTCCGCTGCTGGTTGGTAGACCTGCGCCCttgtgctgcctcctcgtTGTGCCCCACTTTCccgcacacatgcgcatctccgccttcgctgtcgcctctttttcttctttttttggggTTTTGCTCCGGAACTGAACTTCTACTCTCCCGCACACCGTCGTCATCGTGCGCACCTAAACTTTAGCACCGCCAGTGGACGCTGTCGCCAAGAAAATGAGCCTCGTCGGACTCACTGAAGCCTCCTcagcagggagagggggggggcggagaggcCTTGTGTGGAGAGCGTACCCGGCTGcacctttcctctttcttcgGTAGTTTCTGTCGTCAGGAAGGCGTGCTGATGCTCGCCGTTACAACTGCATTCAGTACTGtgttctctcccccttctcttcaccaCTTCCGGCACGATCTGCGGTGCTGATGACAGCGCCGAGGACATGTAcacagcacctcctctcgctcaccTTGCACCCGTtcccctcttcgtctccttcctcctctctacttcccgctgccccctcttctccgcctcgtctctctcatCGGATGACGGTGCGTGCTGGCGACAAACGTGACGATCTTCGtgttgtcgttgtcgtcgttcACATTCACACGAACTGCCCACCTCActcgcgcgcgcacacccgctttctcttttcttgttcGTGTCGTCACGCATTCAAGCTTCACAGAACGTCTTGTGGTCACCCCTCATTTTCTACTAGCCTCCTTccatctctcttccctcccacctcacctcacctcgcttctttctctttctctttctctgtcccGACGCGGtcaccttcttctcgttACCGAAGGCCCCTTAACGCTGAGGTTTTTGGCGACCATCAAAGGGTCTTACCGCACACCTCCCTCGTCGTAtttcctgctgctgtcgcgggGCCTACTAGCGATTGACCGACATTACCATTCTTCTCTcatctttttcctttctaGTTTGTAAGCAGCTCTCCTCACCTATTTTTCCTCGCTCTGTGCctgcttcctccctcttcccctgaCATCGCACGTCGGAGCTCCTTCCCGAGTCCACTGCACAACTACGCGGACGTGCGTCGTTGGCAGCTGAGGTTTTGTTGTCTTctttggctctctctctctcaacgCGGTAGCCCACGTTTCCGCTTACGCGCACACTTCTCGCTCGTCTGCGTTTCTTTCCTCCACTTTTGAGCTTTAAGCTCATTTGTACCCGCGCACGCCAGGGACACAAGCGGGAGGAGAGCGCCACTCTTGCTGTCaaccccacccacccatccacatacacctcccccccctcctccccccttgcccacgcatacacacggGTACGCCCCTCCGCCTCGTACTACTACGGCTACTACTGGCGCTAGTGCCAATACGcgatcccccctccccccctccccccaccaccactcccgGACCTCCtgcgccccttctctctgccacccCTTTTAGCCCACGCAACACCCCtccacagagagggagaaggaagaagcacCGCCACGCCACAGAGGCGGTAAAGGCCGCAAAtaagaaaaacaaagaaacaaagagcCTCAGAAGGAGCGACGCAAGGCCAAACATACGATTCGCGGAGGGCGGGCACGAAGGtaaggcggtgcagcgactGCCCTCATCGACTGGCCTGTCTCACGTGCTGGGTTCACTCACTCATATACATTGCcggccctctcccccttttctctagAGCACGATTCAGCTTACCGCACGGCCGAACCGTATAACGCTtacctctgtgtgcgtgagagGTACAAGTCTCTCGTCCCCCTTaccttgtcctcctctctccgtctctcgaGTGGGTCTGCTTGCTTCGTCGctgcaccctcccccttgccGTGCTCGGGTTGACGGTTGCGAGTACCAGCAGCATCAACGCCTCAGCGAGAGGGAGCAAAGGGTGCGCCCTTGGGGTAGCCGTCTTaggtctctctcttctcttgcgcGAGGGTGGGCGTTCATTTGTTGATTTCGCTTGACCGTGTCCGCAGTGACTGTGTAGCTCGGAACTTACAAGAGAGCAGGTGTtgcatccccctcctctccacagCGCGCGTTTCCACCTGTTATATGCCTTCCtgctcccttcccttctttcccctttcccctttccccttcccccttcccccccccccccgtcttGGCTTTCACAGCCAGGAAGGCACGACGTCGAGTAACATACTCATCGATAGACTCGTCTTCCATCTCCCTGCCTGTCTCCGTCGTTGTGACTcggctctcctcctctttctttgtttgtttggcTGTTGCTCGTGCACCACCATTTTCTTAGACTCGCTATTGTTGGTTTCTactttgcccccccccccccccacttcccctctctctcattttTCTCTCGCGGGTTGTCTTTTTCGttgccgtgtgtgtgtgcgtctctctctctctctctctttgcactcacgtgtgtttgtgtgagTATCGCTGTGCGCTGGATCTCTGTCTGCCCCCGCCTCTGTCTCTGTAcgtcgcctccaccccctctctttttcacctcctccacaccccgctcccccccttcatctgccgccaccgcctctcttctttccctttctttccttcgtttACCACACTTTCAAtactctcttttcccctctctcgctttcttaTGTGCCTCTGTGCTTGCGCGTTTTAGTCGAGTCTGACTCACCGTCtgtttcttcctcccttctctctctctctcagcgtCCCTGCGTGTGTCGCTCGACGTGCACGTATCACTGCTACCTTCTGtggctcttcctctcccacatttttcttcctcttcctccgcctccccctcctcccccctttctctcgtcTTGCTCTGGATTCCTTCTCTCATCATTTCTCTTGTGTTCGTGCCTCGTTTTCGTGTTCTATCGTATACGTCGCTTGCACCTCTGTGAAgtaccccttccccttctctccacaGCTACTAATCACCaacctcttcccttccctccgccttcccccctctctctccccctctctcagcacGGTAGCTGTCGTGGGGTGTCCAacttcccttctcccttcctgtGCATTTGTGTGAACCTTCTCGGCGTTGAGCAGTTCTTCTCATCTTTCGcttcccccccacccctccccattcCTCACAtctacctctctctttttctttctttatcgtctgcgtctcttttctcttctccccctcccctccccctccctctctctctgtgtgtgtgtgccccaccgatacctctctccctctatcTTCCGCTGTTGCTCAgttgtttctcctcctcactccgCTAGAGAGTCactgccttctcctttgcctctttCAGCTCTGTTACGCTCTGGTTGTACGCGTtttcgtgtttttttttgccttttgcGTGCTTCTGcgtccttttttctccccctccctccccgcaGCTCTTCCTCAGCCCCCCAGCCTTAGTTTTCTTCACTGCCCTTCCCTCTGCCTCACGTCTCTCacgtctctctgccttctttcctcctcctcctctctctgtatccCATCACTGAACCCCGCCTCACGCCCTCCTgttctcaccaccaccaccatcaatTTTTCTCCTCGCTGTTTCGTCGCTTAGTTGTGCCTGTATTCtcctcgtccctctctcttcgcctcgcTACTTCGAAGTAGGACGCAGCAACGGTGCAAGAGGTTGACGCAAGCACAGTAGAGCGTTACTTTCCCtactccctctgtgtgtgtgtgtgcgcgtctgtgttGCTTGCTGgtgcaccacctccctcttttccgtgTTCATTTCTTCACTTCTCTTCTATCACAGGGtactttcctctctttctttttcttgcttcGCCTCTTGTAGTTCACTttgccccctctcctcccctctctcttgcgtctctctgttGCGTACTTCAGCGGCTACTCTTGCAATTTCCTTTGTTTGCTTCGTTCTTTGAGTTTACCTTCACCTTAGCGTTTACGAGagtcctctctctgccccttcctccccccctctctctctctgtgtgcctcttttccctcccttgGTTGTTTCCTTCCGCTCCCTGTAGCCTttgctgccccctccctcccccaacacCGCCACAGTCCCACCGcgcgccctcctctcctccttccccgtTCTACTCTTTTACACTTCGCACTCGACACCGTCAGCTTTGttgttctccctccctctccccccctttcctcgccgtcgttgctttcgctttctttgtttgctctcgttcccaccgccacccctcctccatccccGCTTTCGAACCGAGTCATCTCGCTAGACACCACCACTCCCCCGTTTTGCTCGTCGTGCCCTCAACGCTCTTTTCGCCCTCGTCGTCTTTGCTCGCGCGATCTCTTGTGcgtttcttttcgctttactttgccctgcctctctcgcctcctctgccagtGTCTGTGTcagtgcccccctccctcccccctctttacccccctctccgtaTCTCTCGTAAGCACACTTTTTCTTTTATTCGTTTTACGCCCTGCCATTGTGGTCGTCGTTGTTGGCGGTGTTTGTCTTCACAAGAAGAAccaaagaaacaaaagacGTGTGattttcctcccctcccctccccgtaCTCGTGTTGCTCTTTTTGACTCTCCGCCGGGGCTCTGCTGCGTTGGTTCGAATCTGTAAAGAGCaccttttttcccccttcgctcgcgcgctctctctctgtctctctgtgttaGTACAGCTATACATCTATAGAGCGATATAGACGTGTGCCTGTGAGTGTGCGTTGAagcctctcttttgtgttCGTTTCCTccgtacccccccccccccaccacacacacacacacccaagaGCGTACGGAATACAAGGCACCATACGCGTACAACTGCGCCGATACGCTTGCAGACACCCGCACccattccccccctcccccccacacacacacatacacatacacacccacccatacGCGTGCGGTTGGGTAAtcaaggagagggagagaaggtggaAAAGCCCAGCAAAAAACGAAGAAAGCGGAACAAGAGCACCAGGGCTTTTGCATTGTTAAGGCTAACTCAGCTTCTCTCGTACGTGgatcctcccccctcctttcccgtTCAGCattgttgttttcttctccgccttcctTTCCTATTCTCAGGACTACCGTTGCGGCGCCTTCCCTACCTCgccccctcgcctccccctcttccacgaTTCCTCTTCGTCTGACCCGCCACCCTTCGTTTCCCATCgacctctctttccttcatcTTTGTTGTTCCTCGTGAGTGCTGCGTCTGCGCTGTTTTActcctcgccaccgctgctcctcttgtccttctcttccctcttttaGTGCTCCGACCACATCATACCtactcccctctcttcttcgcggCTCATTCGTGCGCAGTGgaaccccctccccaccccccacccccaagGGAGTTCCACTGCGCAGAGCCGTCAGTGGAGCTCATTATTGCCTCCTCTACTTGTCGGCTTTCATTAGTACATCGCCTTTGTTGCCTGTTTTCGCTCTTCAGTCCATCCGCCTCTGGGGTATTTCCACGGGCGCGTCTCTGGCGTTTCAGTGGTGCGCCGGCGTCtgctcccttttcccccatttgcgtgcttttttttttcgttttacgtctctctctggtTGGATGTGTTTTCGAGTGATTGTGCGCGTTGCTGTTGTGTAGGTCTGCAtctcgccccctctcccttcccccttctctctttctcccttctaAGCTGCAGCGGGTCTTCCttggtgcttctcttttggtGCTGTTTTCCACTCGTTCCTCACTTCCGTGTTGTATTTTTCATTTCTCCTGGTCCACGACAAGCGCCTCTGCGGTCTGACTCTCGTTTCTGTTTCTCGTT
Above is a genomic segment from Leishmania panamensis strain MHOM/PA/94/PSC-1 chromosome 7 sequence containing:
- a CDS encoding ubiquitin-conjugating enzyme E2, putative (TriTrypDB/GeneDB-style sysID: LpmP.07.0910) produces the protein MPNPLVRLGKELKEATEHPDPDIHLELYDPSKGNDAGRSSQGVALQSSQQPGLYSWLAILKGPPDTPFEGGRYRLVLSIPHEYPLVPPKAAFITKVFHPNVEFNTGNVCLDILKKRWSPVWTLSSVCRAILNLLAEPESDSPFNCDAGNLLRAGDMEGYASLVRYYAITDAGAPPFAEDE